The region CAGGAACGTCCCAACAAGGTGACAAAGTTGTCCTCCTGAACTCCTCAAACCTACAAATACTACAAAAACAAGTTGTTCTCTGGCAAAGTTTCGATTTTCCCACAAGTACCCTCGTCGAGAACCAGAATTTCACTTCCAACATGTCTCTCGTCTCCTCCAACGGGCTTTACTCCATGCGCTTAGGAGATGACTTCATGGCCCTGTACGCAAGGTTCAAAGATGGGAAAACGCAACAAATGTACTGGAAACACAAAGCCTTGGAAGCTAAAGCAGAAGTTGTTCAAGGACAAGGTCCGATCCATGCCCGACTCGAATCCGATGGGTTTTTGGGCATGTACCAAATGGGAAAAACCCCGGTAGATATTCAACCTTTCAACAGCTTTCATCGACCTATTGACAGATTCCTGATGGTCCAGTTAGAACCCGACGGGAACCTCAAAGGCTATTACTGGGCTCAAACCGACTGGGTCTTGGACTACCAGGCTATCACTGAGACGTGTGAGTTGCCCAGTCCCTGCGGTCCCTACGGTTTGTGCAGAGCCGGGTCGGGCTGCTCCTGCTTGGATAACCGGACCCAGGTGGACACTGCGTCATTTCAGTGCATTGATGGGGATGATCAGTCCGGCGATTTTTGCAGTGGaagtgatgatttctgggttcTGAGAAGGAAAGGGGTGGAGTTACCGTTTAAGGAGTTGATGGATTCGGACACAACATCATCGTCTGTGGAGGAATGTGAGCTGTCTTGTCAGAGGAACTGCAGCTGCTGGGGTGCAGTTTACAACAACGCAACCGGGTTTTGTTACCCTTTGAATTACCCGATCCAAACACTGGTGGGTGTGGGTGATGAGAGTAAAGTCGGGTATTTCAAGGTGAGAACCAAACGTAGTTGGCATAAGAAAATGAAAGTCGGTATTCGGGTTCTTGGGGCGGTTATTGTGGTTCTGACCGGAGTTGTGCTTGGGTATGGAGGTTATAAGATCTGGAATAGGAGGAGAAGAGGGCCTAAACGGGTCTTGGAGGAGAAGACTGAGGTATCACCCGGACCGTATAAAAATCTCGGGTCGGCTAGTTTCAAGTCTATCGAGATGTTTTAGTAGCAACTtgccaaaaaaataagagatgttTTTGTAGCGGCAGTGACGTAAGGGATGACCTTCTTTTCAGAGGCCAGTGGGGTTTGACTTTGGGTGAAGTTAATAGGTGGGGCCGGTCATTGCCAGGTTGGATACCCCAGAAGTTTTTA is a window of Populus nigra chromosome 10, ddPopNigr1.1, whole genome shotgun sequence DNA encoding:
- the LOC133704804 gene encoding PAN domain-containing protein At5g03700, giving the protein MEKKPVNSATRSLATQLLFLISSILYMCTSATAQELLVGFKANPSSSVSSFQSLLNDSTSTFSLGFLRVNQTQLALTVIHLPSLQPLWQANPTSSFRWSDKTQLFFNGSLVISDPHKRSFWSTGTSQQGDKVVLLNSSNLQILQKQVVLWQSFDFPTSTLVENQNFTSNMSLVSSNGLYSMRLGDDFMALYARFKDGKTQQMYWKHKALEAKAEVVQGQGPIHARLESDGFLGMYQMGKTPVDIQPFNSFHRPIDRFLMVQLEPDGNLKGYYWAQTDWVLDYQAITETCELPSPCGPYGLCRAGSGCSCLDNRTQVDTASFQCIDGDDQSGDFCSGSDDFWVLRRKGVELPFKELMDSDTTSSSVEECELSCQRNCSCWGAVYNNATGFCYPLNYPIQTLVGVGDESKVGYFKVRTKRSWHKKMKVGIRVLGAVIVVLTGVVLGYGGYKIWNRRRRGPKRVLEEKTEVSPGPYKNLGSASFKSIEMF